Part of the Citrobacter sp. Marseille-Q6884 genome, TTACCCTTACAAAGCGGCGTCGGCAATATCAACAACGCAGTGATGGCGCGGCTTGGCGAGAACCCGGACATTCCGCCTTTTATGATGTACTCAGAGGTGTTGCAGGAGTCGGTGGTACATTTGCTGGAGACCGGCAAGATTGTGGGCGCCAGCGCCTCCAGTCTGACGATTTCAGCCGATTCGCTGAAGAAGATTTATGACAACATGGATTTTTTCAGTAACCGGATCGTGCTTCGCCCGCAGGAGATCTCCAATAACCCGGAGATCATCCGCCGTCTTGGGGTCATCGCACTGAATGTGGGGCTGGAGTTTGATATCTATGGTCATGCCAACTCCACGCATGTTGCGGGAGTGAACCTGATGAACGGTATTGGCGGCAGCGGTGATTTTGAGCGCAACGCCTATCTGTCCATCTTTATGGCTCCGTCGATTGCCAAAGACGGGAAAATCTCAACGATCGTTCCTATGTGCAGCCATGTTGATCACAGCGAACATAGCGTCAAAGTGATCATTACCGAGCAGGGTATTGCCGATTTGCGCGGCTTATCGCCGCTACAACGAGCGCGAACCATTATCGACAATTGCGCGCATCCGCTTTACCGGGACTACCTGCACCAGTATCTGGAGAAGGCGCCCGGCGGGCATATTCATCATGATCTCTGCCATGCGTTCGATCTGCATCGCAATTTGATCGAGACCGGATCCATGTTGGGTTAATCTGCCTTACCGTCACGATCTTCAGCAATATGCTGCAGCATCGTGGCGGTATAGCGATGATTTTTCAGCGAATAGAGAAATTCCTGCATATACATTGGGTTGCCAGGCGCATCAAAATATTTCAGCGTCGCCGGATTCACCAGCCGCCAGGCAAAATGGGGGATCACCGTCAGAAACTGACCGCGCTCAACGGCGCTTATCTTGGCCATAAAGCTGTACGGGCGATAGATAATCGTCGGATTGATCCCACAAGGCTGCATGTAGGCATCCAGCATTGCCTCAAAGTTCGCCCGATTCTGAAAGCGCATCTGTAGCCAGGGTAACTCGCGCAGCAGATCCTGCGGCTGTCTTTCTTCGTAACGCCGGGAAACCAGAAATCCAAGGCGCAACGGCGGCAACTCGCTGATCGCCAGATTTTCCAGCTCCTGTACGCGCGGCGAAACGTGCTGTGGCGAAATAATAAAATCGAGCTGCCGGTCAAACAGGTTATCAATCACCCCATTCTCACTGAACTCAACAGCCTGCGCCGTCACGCCATCGTACTTGTCACCAAGGCTTATCAACTGGTCGAAAATAATCGTGGGATAGGTATTGTCGATGCCGATGACTACGTTTCGCGAGCGGCGAGAGGAATTATGGATTTCGTTATCAATGGCAGAGAGCCGTTGATAGACAGGGAACAGTTTTTGATACAGCTCCTGCCCCGCTTTGTTCAGACTGATGTTGTTATCTTTACGGGTAAACAGCGTATAGCCAATTTGATCTTCCAGTGCAGCAATGCTTTTGCCAAAGGGCGATGCGGTCATATGTATTTTTTCTGCCGCTCTGGCGATGTTATTGGTCTGTGCCAGCAGAATAAAATTACGCATCTTTTTCGAGATAAAAATATCCATAGTCGCCTCATAAAGTCACTATGGATATCCTCTTGCAGGCAAAAAAAAAGACTCGCGACGCGGTCTCATTTTTACAGTTGCTCACAGAAAAAACCCGGCTGGATAAGCCGGGTCTGAAAGATTACTGCGTTTTGGCAGGCGTTGCTGCCGGCTGACCCGCTGCAGGCTCAATCTGGAAGACCACATCAACCTGATCATCAAACTGAATAACCGGCTGCTCATAGGTTTCCTGCGCTGACGGTGCAGGCGCAGCGTCGGCTTTCATCATACGAACCATCGGGCTCGGCTGATAGTTAGAGACATGGTAACGCACGCTGTAAACCGGACCCAGCTTGCTGTTGAAACCGGCTGCCAGCTCCTGTGCCTGATGAATGGCATCATCAATCGCCGCTTTACGCGCTTTGTCTTTGTAAGCATCCGGTTGGGCCACACCCAGCGATACCGAACGAATCTCATTCAGACCTGCTTTCAGCGCGCCATCCAGCAGTGCGTTGAGTTTATCCAACTGACGCAGTGTCACTTCAACAGTACGCACCGCGCGATAACCTTTGAGTACGCTTTTACCATTCTGGTAATCGTAATCCGGCTGCGTGCGCAGGTTGGCGGAGCTGATGTCCTTCTTCGCTATCTGATTCTGCTCAAGGAAGGAAAGATATTGCGCCACGCGATCGTCAGCCTGCTTCTTCGCTGAAGCGGCGTCCTTCGCTGCCACGTTGACTTCAATCGCCAGAGTAGCGATATCAGGCGTTGCGTCCACGCTTGCCGTACCTGAAGTCACGATGTGCGGTCCATTCGGCAATTCATTTGCCTGTACCGATAGTGCACTGAATCCGACTAATGCCGCCAGGGCCATCACTTTAAACTTCACTGTCGTTCCTCCATGTTACGTAAATCACCCCAACACTCAGGGCGCATGCAGGCAAGCTTAGCCGATCTCACTCCATTGTCCATCAGACAACGCTTAGTTGAACAGCGCATAAACATGCCCAACCCCTTCTTTTGCCAATTGAAAAGCGATAAACCACATCACCACGCCGACCAGCGTATTAATGATCCGCTGCGCTTTCGCCGTTCGCAGACGCGGAGCCAGCCAGGCCGCCAGCAGCGCCAGGCCAAAGAACCACAGAAACGATGCGCTGACAGTTCCCAGCGCAAACCAGCGCTTAGGCTCTACGTCCAGTTGACCGCCCAGGCTACCGAGTACCACGAAGGTATCCAGATAGACATGCGGGTTCAGCCAGGTCACCGCCAGCATCGTGGCGATGATTTTCCAGCGCCCCTGCTTCATCACCTCAGCGCTGGCCAGTTCCAGGTTGCTGCTCATTGCCGTTTTTAATGCGCCAAAACCGTACCAGAGTAAAAATGCCACCCCGCCCCAGGTGACCAGCGCCATCAGCCACGGTGATTGCATCAGCAATGCGCTACCGCCAAATATCCCCGCGCAGATCAGCAGTAAGTCGCTGACGGCGCAAAGTAAGGCAATCATGATGTGATACTGGCGGCGAATGCCCTGGTTCATCACGAAGGCATTTTGTGGACCAAGTGGAAGTATCATTGCCGCGCCAAGCGCAAGACCTTGAAAATAATACGATAACACGTTAATCATCCCGAGCTGTTTCTCTTAAGCGCAGACTATAGCGCGGGAAAATCATTAGCGGAAATTGATAATTTTAATTGGGTATAAGAGCAGCTAATGTAGAGGGCAAAAAGAAAGGCCGGCATGCCGACCTTATCCTGATTACTCAGCCGTATTTTCTTTCATACGCTTGAAATTCACATCCATCTGCGGATACGGGAAGCTGATACCGTTGGCATCAAACTCGCGCTTAATGCGCTCCAGCACGTCCCAGTAAACGCTTTGCAGATCGCTGCTGTTGCTCCAGACACGTACCACAAAATTAATTGAGGAAGCCCCGAGCTCATTCAAACGTACCGTCATTTCACGATCTTTCAAAATACGATCGTCAGACTGAATAATATCGGTGAGAATTTTTTTCACCTGATCGATATCGGAGTCATACGCGACACCGATGATAAATTCGTTACGACGAACCGGCTCACGGGAAAAGTTAATGATATTTCCGGCAATGATTTTACCGTTCGGGATCACCACAATCTTGCCGTCTACGGTGCGCATGGTGGTGGAGAAAATCTGCACGTTGAGTACGGTTCCGGCGACACCGCCGAGATCCACATACTCACCCGCACGGAACGGACGGAACATTACCAGCAACACACCCGCAGCCAGGTTAGACAGAGAGCCTTGCAACGCCAGACCCACGGCTAAACCTGCGGCACCGAGAACGGCGATCACAGAGGCCGTCTGCACCCCGACACGCCCCAGCGCAGCAATCAGCGTAAAAGCGATAATACCGTAGCGCACCAGCGCAGAGAGGAAGTCCGCAACGGTTGCGTCAATTTGACGCGCAACCATCACACGGTTAATGGTGTTAGACACAACACGCGCCACAATCATCCCGACGATGATGATAGCAATAGCCGCAACGATGTTAACGGCATAACTCAGCAGCAGCGCCTGGTTACGTACCAGCCAGGTGCCTGCACCATTTATGCTGTCGACAACATTCAAATCTTCCATTCACTATTCCTTTTATGCTTACCCAAAACGGGAGAAATAAAGCCGTCCCATAAGGACGGGCAATTTGACAAGGGTAAACAATAAACCCGGTTTTTGCCAAATTGATCACAGAAATTTCTGTAAATAGCACATTGAAATAGAAATAAAAAAGGCCCGCATGTGCGGGCCTCGTCTCACGTAGAACGGGATAAATTACAGAACGTCAACCGCGTTCAGTTCTTTGAAAGCCTGTTCCAGACGGGTGATCATGGTTGCCTGACCAGCACGCAGCCATACGCGCGGATCGTAGTATTTCTTGTTCGGCTGATCTTCGCCTTTCGGGTTACCCAGTTGACCCTGCAGGTAAGCTTCGTTTGCTTTGTAGTAGTTCAGAACACCTTCCCAGGTTGCCCATTGGGTGTCGGTATCGATGTTCATTTTCACTACACCGTAGCTTACGGAGTCTTTGATTTCCTGAGCAGTAGAACCGGAACCGCCGTGGAAGACGAAGTTCAGGCTGTTGTGCGGCAGGTTGTGTTTCTTAGAAACATAGTCCTGAGAGTCGCGCAGGATAGTCGGGGTCAGAACCACGTTGCCTGGCTTGTACACGCCGTGTACGTTACCGAAGGAAGCCGCGATGGTGAAACGCGGGCTGATTTTGCTCAGTTCAGTGTACGCGTAATCAACGTCTTCTGGCTGAGTGTACAGTGCAGAAGCGTCCATGTGGCTGTTGTCCACACCATCTTCTTCGCCACCGGTGCAACCCAGTTCGATTTCCAGAGTCATGCCCATTTTGGACATGCGCGCCAGGTATTTGGAGCAGATTTCGATGTTCTCTTCCAGAGACTCTTCAGACAGGTCGATCATGTGAGAAGAGAACAGCGGTTTGCCGGTAGCTGCGAAGTGTTTTTCACCTGCGTCCAGCAGACCGTCGATCCACGGCAGCAGTTTCTTCGCGCAGTGGTCAGTGTGCAGGATAACCGGAACACCGTAGTGTTCAGCCATCTGATGAACGTGATGCGCGCCAGAGATAGCACCCAGGATAGCAGCACCCTGAGGAACGTCGGACTTCACGCCTTTACCCGCGATGAAAGAAGCACCACCGTTGGAGAACTGTACGATAACCGGCGCTTTCACTTTTGCAGCGGTTTCCAGAACGGCGTTGATGGAGTCGGTACCAACGCAGTTAACCGCTGGCAGAGCAAAGTTGTTTTCTTTTGCTACCTGGAAAACTTTCTGTACGTCATCACCAGTGATTACGCCCGGTTTTACGAAATCAAAAATTTTAGACATGTTGCGAGTCCTGTATCTTCGGCCTTGGAAAGGGCGCGCGCTCTGAAGCGCGCTAAAAATTGGGCAGGTTATCCCTGCCCATTAGTGTCTTACTTTTTAGCACGCTCTTCGAGCATAGCTACTGCTGGCAGTACTTTACCTTCCACGAATTCGAGGAATGCGCCGCCGCCAGTGGAGATGTAGGAGATCTTGTCAGCAATGCCGAACAGGTCGATTGCTGCCAGAGTATCGCCGCCACCTGCGATAGAGAATGCTTCGCTGTCTGCGATAGCGTTAGCAACGATTTCAGTCCCTTTACGGAAGTTCGGGAATTCAAACACGCCAACCGGGCCGTTCCACAGAATGGTTTTTGCATTCTTCAGGATGTCAGCCAGCTGCTGTGCAGACGCGTCACCGATATCCAGGATCTGCTCGTCTTCTTTCACATCGCTAACGGATTTCAGCGTCGCTGCGGCGGATTCAGAGAACTCGGTCGCAACACGAACGTCAGTCGGAACCGGGATGTCGCAAGTGGTCAGCAGACGTTTAGCTTCATCAACCAGATCAGCTTCGTACAGGGATTTACCCACGTTGTGGCCTTGAGCAGCAACGAAGGTGTTCGCGATACCACCACCTACGATCAGCTGGTCAGCGATTTTAGACAGGGAGTCCAGAACGGTCAGTTTGGTAGAAACTTTAGAACCACCAACGATAGCAACCATCGGGCGAGCCGGTTCTTTCAGTGCTTTACCCAGCGCGTCCAGTTCAGCAGCCAGCAGCGGACCTGCGCAAGCTACGTCGGCGAATTTACCGATACCGTGGGTAGAAGCCTGCGCACGGTGAGCGGTACCGAATGCGTCCATGACGAATACGTCACACAGTGCAGCGTATTTTTTGGACAGCGCTTCGTCGTCTTTCTTCTCGCCTTTGTTGAAGCGAACGTTTTCCAGAACAACCAGTTCACCGGCAGCGACTTCAACGCCGTCCAGGTAATCTTTTACCAGGCGAACCGGAGCAGACAGTTTGTCTTTCAGGTAGTTAACAACCGGCAGCAGAGAGAATTCTTCGTTGTACTCGCCTTCGGTAGGACGACCCAGGTGGGAAGTTACCATCACTTTAGCACCCTGTTTCAGGGCCAGTTCGATGGTCGGCAGGGAAGCACGGATACGCGCATCGCTGGTTACTTTCCCTTCTTTAACTGGTACGTTCAGGTCCGCACGGATAAAAACGCGTTTACCAGCCAGATCCAGATCGGTCATCTTAATTACAGACATGGTGAATCCTCTCGTTGATTCATAAAGTTTTGTCGACGCTCAAGCGTCGAGCCTGAAACCAATAGCAGCCATCGCTAACGTCGTGTCGAGCATACGGTTAGCAAAGCCCCATTCATTATCGCACCAGACCAATGTTTTGATCAGGTGAGCACCACTCACCCGCGTTTGCGTACCATCAACGATGGCGCTGTGCGGGTCGTGATTAAAATCTACAGAGACCAACGGTAATTCCGTATAGTCAACTATACCATGAAATGCACCTTGTGCTGCTTTTTGCAGCAACTGGTTGACTTCAATGGCTTTTACCGGTTTTTTCACCGTCACGCTTAAGTCGATCGCCGTCACATTTATGGTCGGAACACGCACCGCAATCGCTTCGAATCGATCGTTGAATTGCGGGAAAATACGCGTGATGCCCGCCGCCAGTTTAGTATCTACTGGAATAATAGACTGGCTGGCCGCTCGCGTACGACGCAGGTCTGGATGATAAGCATCAATTACCTGCTGATCGTGCATCGCTGAGTGGATCGTCGTGACGGTGCCAGATTCAATGCCGTAAGCATCATCCAGCAACTTAATGACGGGAATTATACAATTCGTGGTGCAGGAGGCGTTTGATACGATCCGGTGTTCAGCGCGCAGCTGATCCTGGTTCACGCCAAACACAACGGTTGCGTCGATATCGTGACTACCAGGATGTGAAAAGAGCACTTTTTTTGCACCGGCGGCAATATGCGCCTCACCGTGTTCACGGTTGCCATAAACTCCCGTGCAATCCAGCACAATATCGACACCCAGTTCACGCCATGGCAGCGCATCAAGGGTTCGCTCGTGCAGAATGCGAATCGCGTCGTCACCTACCATGAGCTGGTCGCGTTCCTGGCGAACATCCCATGCAAAACGTCCATGGCTGGTGTCATATTTCAACAAATGCGCCATGCCTTCAGCATCCGCCAGTTCATTGATTGCCACCACGGTGATTTCCGCCCGACGTCCGGATTCATACAACGCACGAACCACGTTACGTCCAATGCGACCGAAACCATTAATCGCTACGCGTACGGTCATAGGTCCCCTGCAAGGATTTCTCAGAAACGATGTGGCAGACAGAGTAATGCAGCAAACCGCTCAGGAAAACCTTACCTGTCGCAAACTGCGACTGATTGATTAATTGTCGAACATTTAATCGACTGAAACGCTTCAGCTAGAATAAGCGAAACGAGGAATAAAAGGAATGATTGTCCAGCAACAGAACACAGTTATCTGACTTACGTCACATTTTACTGTTTGATTGCTGTCAAAAAGTGATGAGGGTGACGAAAGGAATATTGGGGTGGAATTTACTCATACCCCTTGATTTCACATGGAAACCTCTCCCGCAGCAAGCACTGTCGCTGCGGGAGAGATAGCGTTAGTTCACCACCAGCGTCGTTGTGATGGTATAGCTCAACGCCCAGGAAGAGTGCCAGTCGCGACCATTGAAGGTAATCACACCACTATAGTTCCCCTTAGGTAAGGCGGCGTTACTCCCGTCTTCCGGCACATAGGTAATCTTCGGCGCATTACCCGGCGCCGTACACCCTGAGGCACTGTTAAATTCAAAGAAGGTACATTTGTTTGCTACCTGCCCTCTGAACGTTACCGTTTGGGGATTGCCCTTTTCATCAGTCAACTCAGCCGTCAATACTGAGTACGCCCCATAATTCGTCGACCATATTAATGACGTAGGGCCTGTGGTATTCCCGGTGACCACAAAACCCAGGTTGAGAAAGTTATAAATTGTTTCTCCTGTATACGCGTTCGACTGAGTAGAACTGGGAATATTCCACGTAT contains:
- a CDS encoding small-conductance mechanosensitive channel MscS is translated as MEDLNVVDSINGAGTWLVRNQALLLSYAVNIVAAIAIIIVGMIVARVVSNTINRVMVARQIDATVADFLSALVRYGIIAFTLIAALGRVGVQTASVIAVLGAAGLAVGLALQGSLSNLAAGVLLVMFRPFRAGEYVDLGGVAGTVLNVQIFSTTMRTVDGKIVVIPNGKIIAGNIINFSREPVRRNEFIIGVAYDSDIDQVKKILTDIIQSDDRILKDREMTVRLNELGASSINFVVRVWSNSSDLQSVYWDVLERIKREFDANGISFPYPQMDVNFKRMKENTAE
- the pgk gene encoding phosphoglycerate kinase produces the protein MSVIKMTDLDLAGKRVFIRADLNVPVKEGKVTSDARIRASLPTIELALKQGAKVMVTSHLGRPTEGEYNEEFSLLPVVNYLKDKLSAPVRLVKDYLDGVEVAAGELVVLENVRFNKGEKKDDEALSKKYAALCDVFVMDAFGTAHRAQASTHGIGKFADVACAGPLLAAELDALGKALKEPARPMVAIVGGSKVSTKLTVLDSLSKIADQLIVGGGIANTFVAAQGHNVGKSLYEADLVDEAKRLLTTCDIPVPTDVRVATEFSESAAATLKSVSDVKEDEQILDIGDASAQQLADILKNAKTILWNGPVGVFEFPNFRKGTEIVANAIADSEAFSIAGGGDTLAAIDLFGIADKISYISTGGGAFLEFVEGKVLPAVAMLEERAKK
- the epd gene encoding erythrose-4-phosphate dehydrogenase translates to MTVRVAINGFGRIGRNVVRALYESGRRAEITVVAINELADAEGMAHLLKYDTSHGRFAWDVRQERDQLMVGDDAIRILHERTLDALPWRELGVDIVLDCTGVYGNREHGEAHIAAGAKKVLFSHPGSHDIDATVVFGVNQDQLRAEHRIVSNASCTTNCIIPVIKLLDDAYGIESGTVTTIHSAMHDQQVIDAYHPDLRRTRAASQSIIPVDTKLAAGITRIFPQFNDRFEAIAVRVPTINVTAIDLSVTVKKPVKAIEVNQLLQKAAQGAFHGIVDYTELPLVSVDFNHDPHSAIVDGTQTRVSGAHLIKTLVWCDNEWGFANRMLDTTLAMAAIGFRLDA
- a CDS encoding oxidative stress defense protein produces the protein MKFKVMALAALVGFSALSVQANELPNGPHIVTSGTASVDATPDIATLAIEVNVAAKDAASAKKQADDRVAQYLSFLEQNQIAKKDISSANLRTQPDYDYQNGKSVLKGYRAVRTVEVTLRQLDKLNALLDGALKAGLNEIRSVSLGVAQPDAYKDKARKAAIDDAIHQAQELAAGFNSKLGPVYSVRYHVSNYQPSPMVRMMKADAAPAPSAQETYEQPVIQFDDQVDVVFQIEPAAGQPAATPAKTQ
- the srsR gene encoding LysR family transcriptional regulator SrsR, with translation MDIFISKKMRNFILLAQTNNIARAAEKIHMTASPFGKSIAALEDQIGYTLFTRKDNNISLNKAGQELYQKLFPVYQRLSAIDNEIHNSSRRSRNVVIGIDNTYPTIIFDQLISLGDKYDGVTAQAVEFSENGVIDNLFDRQLDFIISPQHVSPRVQELENLAISELPPLRLGFLVSRRYEERQPQDLLRELPWLQMRFQNRANFEAMLDAYMQPCGINPTIIYRPYSFMAKISAVERGQFLTVIPHFAWRLVNPATLKYFDAPGNPMYMQEFLYSLKNHRYTATMLQHIAEDRDGKAD
- the fbaA gene encoding class II fructose-bisphosphate aldolase, with translation MSKIFDFVKPGVITGDDVQKVFQVAKENNFALPAVNCVGTDSINAVLETAAKVKAPVIVQFSNGGASFIAGKGVKSDVPQGAAILGAISGAHHVHQMAEHYGVPVILHTDHCAKKLLPWIDGLLDAGEKHFAATGKPLFSSHMIDLSEESLEENIEICSKYLARMSKMGMTLEIELGCTGGEEDGVDNSHMDASALYTQPEDVDYAYTELSKISPRFTIAASFGNVHGVYKPGNVVLTPTILRDSQDYVSKKHNLPHNSLNFVFHGGSGSTAQEIKDSVSYGVVKMNIDTDTQWATWEGVLNYYKANEAYLQGQLGNPKGEDQPNKKYYDPRVWLRAGQATMITRLEQAFKELNAVDVL
- the argO gene encoding arginine exporter ArgO, which translates into the protein MLSYYFQGLALGAAMILPLGPQNAFVMNQGIRRQYHIMIALLCAVSDLLLICAGIFGGSALLMQSPWLMALVTWGGVAFLLWYGFGALKTAMSSNLELASAEVMKQGRWKIIATMLAVTWLNPHVYLDTFVVLGSLGGQLDVEPKRWFALGTVSASFLWFFGLALLAAWLAPRLRTAKAQRIINTLVGVVMWFIAFQLAKEGVGHVYALFN